One region of Gopherus evgoodei ecotype Sinaloan lineage chromosome 23, rGopEvg1_v1.p, whole genome shotgun sequence genomic DNA includes:
- the STARD3 gene encoding stAR-related lipid transfer protein 3 isoform X2 yields the protein MNKPRDSQHDLERSLPAIASMSTSLSQSQGFSPHCYFPLEKRKAISDVRRTFCLFVTFDLLFVSLLWIIELNTNNGIQKNLEIEIIEYRFKTSFFDIFVLAFFRFSVLLLGYALLKLRHWWVIAFTTLVSSAFLIMKVILSELLAKGAFGYLLPIVSFVIAWLETWFLDFKVLSQEAEEERWYLAAQAAAFRGPLLYPGALSDGQFYSPPESFAGSDDESDEEAVGRKALTAQEKEYVQQGKEAMEVVDQILAQEENWKFEKNNEFGDVVYTIEIPFHGKTFILKAFMQCSAETVYQEVILQPERMILWNRTVAACQILQRIEDNTIISYDVAAGAAGGVVSPRDFVNVRRIERRRDRYISSGMSTTHGLKPPLSKYVRGENGPGGFIVLKCANNPKVCTFIWILNTDLKGRLPRYLIHQSLAATMFEFAFHLRQRVSEVSGRP from the exons ATGAACAAGCCCAGAGACTCTCAGCATGACCTGGAGCGGAGCCTCCCAGCCATTGCGTCCATGAGCACCTCCCTCTCGCAGAGCCAGGGCTTCTCCCCGCACTGTTACTTTCCGCTGGAGAAGAGGAAAGCCATCTCGGACGTCAGGAGGACTTTCTGCCTCTTTGTCACCTTCGACCTGCTGTTTGTGTCTCTGCTGTGGATAATTGAGCTGAAT ACCAACAATGGCATTCAGAAGAACTTGGAGATCGAAATCATTGAGTACCGGTTTAAAACCTCATTCTTTGATATATTT gtctTGGCTTTTTTCCGGTTTTCTGTGTTACTTCTGGGCTATGCACTCTTAAAACTGCGCCACTGGTGGGTCATTGCG TTCACGACACTGGTGTCCAGTGCCTTCCTCATCATGAAGGTCATCCTCTCTGAG CTGCTAGCCAAGGGGGCCTTTGGGTACTTACTTCCCATCGTCTCTTTCGTTATCGCCTGGCTTGAAACTTGGTTCCTGGATTTTAAAGTCCTATCTCAGGAGGCAGAAGAGGAACGAT GGTACTTGGCAGCACAGGCCGCAGCCTTCCGGGGCCCTCTGCTCTATCCCGGAGCCCTCTCTGACGGGCAGTTCTATTCCCCTCCGGAGTCCTTTGCAG GATCGGACGACGAGTCTGATGAAGAAGCTGTGGGGAGGAAAGCATTAACAGCCCAG GAGAAGGAATACGTCCAACAAGGCAAAGAAGCTATGGAGGTTGTGGATCAAATCCTAGCCCAGGAGGAGAACTGGAAATTCGAAAAAAACAAT GAGTTTGGCGATGTTGTTTACACcattgaaattcctttccacgGCAAGACCTTTATTTTAAAG GCCTTCATGCAGTGTTCTGCTGAAACAGTCTACCAGGAGGTGATTCTCCAACCTGAAAGGATGATCCTGTGGAATAGAACAGTGGCAGCTTGCCAG ATCTTACAGCGGATTGAAGATAACACCATTATCTCCTACGATGttgcagcaggggctgcagggggtgtAGTGTCACCCAG GGACTTTGTAAACGTGCGTCGCATTGAACGAAGGCGAGACCGCTACATTTCCTCAGGGATGTCAACCACTCATGGTTTGAAGCCTCCGCTGTCCAAATACGTCAG GGGCGAGAACGGGCCAGGAGGCTTCATTGTACTGAAATGTGCCAACAATCCCAAAGTGTGCACCTTCATCTGGATCCTCAACACGGATCTCAAG GGTCGGCTTCCCCGTTACCTTATCCATCAAAGCCTGGCAGCTACCATGTTCGAGTTTGCATTCCACCTGCGGCAGCGGGTCAGCGAGGTGTCGGGCAGGCCTTGA
- the LOC115639139 gene encoding telethonin-like, producing the protein MFGKSVVLRSAGVLSAAELGCLVKEEDVVQHESFTAEWRDLSLSTRPEEHCSLREVDDQHKETYWQQQETRFVVQRSPWLIMRLGRLGEPLARYHLPYQRALPLPLFVPADLSAKAERGATPPQLRHLMDFETALARGSLPNGQCQDKKAVAEITKELPPVVQPSWPDFGKGDFPRSLSRSLSQEAQRG; encoded by the exons ATGTTCGGCAAGAGCGTGGTGCTGCGCAGTGCGGGGGTGCTGTCGGCGGCCGAGCTGGGCTGCCTGGTGAAGGAGGAGGACGTGGTGCAGCACGAATCCTTCACGGCCGAATGGAGGGACCTGTCGCTCTCCACCAGGCCCGAGGAGCA ctgctccctgcgggaGGTGGACGATCAGCACAAGGAGACGtactggcagcagcaggagacgCGCTTCGTGGTGCAGCGATCGCCCTGGCTCATCATGCGGCTGGGCCGGCTGGGCGAGCCCCTGGCCCGCTACCACCTGCCCTACCAGCgggcgctgcccctgcccctcttcGTGCCGGCCGACCTGAGCGCCAAGGCCGAGCGGGGAGCCACCCCGCCCCAGCTGCGCCACTTGATGGACTTCGAGACGGCGCTGGCCAGGGGCTCCCTGCCCAACGGGCAGTGCCAGGACAAGAAGGCCGTGGCGGAGATCACCAAGGAGCTGCCCCCCGTCGTCCAGCCCAGCTGGCCCGACTTCGGCAAGGGTGActtcccccgctccctgtcccgctccctgtcccaggAGGCGCAGAGGGGCTGA
- the STARD3 gene encoding stAR-related lipid transfer protein 3 isoform X1 has protein sequence MNKPRDSQHDLERSLPAIASMSTSLSQSQGFSPHCYFPLEKRKAISDVRRTFCLFVTFDLLFVSLLWIIELNGQKGDDRSCISNSTCSPHRPGLIYYDWIPEDISAIIFMSCLPRSESALNNLSQSTIQFTPPARNDTNNGIQKNLEIEIIEYRFKTSFFDIFVLAFFRFSVLLLGYALLKLRHWWVIAFTTLVSSAFLIMKVILSELLAKGAFGYLLPIVSFVIAWLETWFLDFKVLSQEAEEERWYLAAQAAAFRGPLLYPGALSDGQFYSPPESFAGSDDESDEEAVGRKALTAQEKEYVQQGKEAMEVVDQILAQEENWKFEKNNEFGDVVYTIEIPFHGKTFILKAFMQCSAETVYQEVILQPERMILWNRTVAACQILQRIEDNTIISYDVAAGAAGGVVSPRDFVNVRRIERRRDRYISSGMSTTHGLKPPLSKYVRGENGPGGFIVLKCANNPKVCTFIWILNTDLKGRLPRYLIHQSLAATMFEFAFHLRQRVSEVSGRP, from the exons ATGAACAAGCCCAGAGACTCTCAGCATGACCTGGAGCGGAGCCTCCCAGCCATTGCGTCCATGAGCACCTCCCTCTCGCAGAGCCAGGGCTTCTCCCCGCACTGTTACTTTCCGCTGGAGAAGAGGAAAGCCATCTCGGACGTCAGGAGGACTTTCTGCCTCTTTGTCACCTTCGACCTGCTGTTTGTGTCTCTGCTGTGGATAATTGAGCTGAAT GGGCAGAAAGGAGATGATCGGAGCTGCATTTCCAATTCTACGTGCAGCCCTCACCGGCCTGGCCTTATTTATTATGACTGGATCCCTGAGGACATATCAGCTATTATCTTCATGTCCTGTTTACCTCGTTCAGAGTCTGCACTTAACAATTTATCTCAGTCCACAATTCAGTTCACGCCACCTGCCAGAAATGAT ACCAACAATGGCATTCAGAAGAACTTGGAGATCGAAATCATTGAGTACCGGTTTAAAACCTCATTCTTTGATATATTT gtctTGGCTTTTTTCCGGTTTTCTGTGTTACTTCTGGGCTATGCACTCTTAAAACTGCGCCACTGGTGGGTCATTGCG TTCACGACACTGGTGTCCAGTGCCTTCCTCATCATGAAGGTCATCCTCTCTGAG CTGCTAGCCAAGGGGGCCTTTGGGTACTTACTTCCCATCGTCTCTTTCGTTATCGCCTGGCTTGAAACTTGGTTCCTGGATTTTAAAGTCCTATCTCAGGAGGCAGAAGAGGAACGAT GGTACTTGGCAGCACAGGCCGCAGCCTTCCGGGGCCCTCTGCTCTATCCCGGAGCCCTCTCTGACGGGCAGTTCTATTCCCCTCCGGAGTCCTTTGCAG GATCGGACGACGAGTCTGATGAAGAAGCTGTGGGGAGGAAAGCATTAACAGCCCAG GAGAAGGAATACGTCCAACAAGGCAAAGAAGCTATGGAGGTTGTGGATCAAATCCTAGCCCAGGAGGAGAACTGGAAATTCGAAAAAAACAAT GAGTTTGGCGATGTTGTTTACACcattgaaattcctttccacgGCAAGACCTTTATTTTAAAG GCCTTCATGCAGTGTTCTGCTGAAACAGTCTACCAGGAGGTGATTCTCCAACCTGAAAGGATGATCCTGTGGAATAGAACAGTGGCAGCTTGCCAG ATCTTACAGCGGATTGAAGATAACACCATTATCTCCTACGATGttgcagcaggggctgcagggggtgtAGTGTCACCCAG GGACTTTGTAAACGTGCGTCGCATTGAACGAAGGCGAGACCGCTACATTTCCTCAGGGATGTCAACCACTCATGGTTTGAAGCCTCCGCTGTCCAAATACGTCAG GGGCGAGAACGGGCCAGGAGGCTTCATTGTACTGAAATGTGCCAACAATCCCAAAGTGTGCACCTTCATCTGGATCCTCAACACGGATCTCAAG GGTCGGCTTCCCCGTTACCTTATCCATCAAAGCCTGGCAGCTACCATGTTCGAGTTTGCATTCCACCTGCGGCAGCGGGTCAGCGAGGTGTCGGGCAGGCCTTGA